The Raphanus sativus cultivar WK10039 chromosome 2, ASM80110v3, whole genome shotgun sequence genome includes a region encoding these proteins:
- the LOC130508573 gene encoding laccase-17-like produces the protein MASWLLFAVFSCVLLPETVFGETRHYTLDIKMHNVTRLCHTKSLVSVNGKFPGPKIFAREGDQLLIKVVNHVPNNISLHWHGIRQLRSGWADGPAYITQCSIQTGQSYVYNYTIVGQRGTLWYHAHISWLRATVYGPLIILPKHGVPYPFPKPHKEVPMVFGEWFNTDTEAIIRQATLTGGGPNVSDAYTQECGTT, from the exons atggCGTCTTGGCTTCTCTTTGCTGTGTTCTCTTGtgttcttcttcctgaaactgTATTTGGGGAAACAAGGCATTACACGCTGGAC ATAAAAATGCACAACGTGACACGTCTTTGCCACACAAAGAGCCTTGTTTCTGTAAACGGGAAGTTTCCAGGGCCTAAGATTTTTGCTAGAGAAGGTGACCAGCTTCTGATCAAAGTTGTTAACCATGTGCCAAATAATATCTCTCTCCACTG GCATGGGATCAGGCAATTACGGTCTGGTTGGGCTGATGGACCAGCTTACATAACCCAATGTTCTATTCAGACAGGGCAAAGCTATGTATACAACTATACCATTGTTGGTCAAAGAGGCACTCTATGGTACCATGCACACATCTCATGGCTCAGAGCAACAGTCTATGGTCCTCTTATCATACTTCCCAAACACGGTGTTCCTTACCCGTTTCCAAAACCTCACAAAGAAGTTCCCATGGTCTTTG GGGAGTGGTTCAATACAGACACTGAGGCAATCATCCGCCAAGCGACCTTGACAGGAGGTGGTCCTAATGTCTCTGATGCATACACCCAG GAGTGTGGTACTACCTAA
- the LOC130508574 gene encoding uncharacterized protein LOC130508574, producing the protein MILGKFPQGKSLQVEALLSKPSPQSSPDSRVDCILGGSDICQDSVNSIKNHVRKAVSNTGPKPPNPESNTKISFWESETSNLDRPHDDALIVTLNIAGYEVPKLMIDTGSSVDLIFYNTLKGMEIDDYEIIGQKTKKELIDFLKSNVKTFAWSTNDMKGIDPNVTTHKLKVDPTFKPIKQKCRKLGLEKAQAVNDEVDRLTKAGSIREVHYPDCFPLPHIDRLVEATAGHRLLSFMDAFSGYNQIMMDPEDQEKTAFITERGTYCYKVMPFGLKNAGATYQRLVNKMFAGQLGKTMEVYIDDMLVKSSAGEDHISHLRECFDILNKYDMKLNPTKCTFGVPSGEFLGFISKSTDKCLPFYKLLRNNKKFLWDEKCEEAFKQLKAYLSEPLILSKPVVEEPLYMYLAVSTAAVSGVLVREEQNEQRPVYYTSKSFIDAETRYPAMEKLALAVVTAARKLRPYFQSHSIIVMTSQPLRMILHSPSQSGRLAKWAIELSEYDIEYRPRAAAKAQVIADFVIELLVASQFHGEYETRDERMGACLEVVQNLTKQFDKFELTRIPRGENSSADALAALASTSDPLVKRIIPVERIEKPPNLTNTSGGTNSDPLVCRVKTRSRSALQNSSGDTIQTPENNEEIGGIPRNLDSLEPNPTNTSGGTTTPGPEQEPPSSLHNKVVGRQDWRIPIAQYILEGKTPPNKWEARKLKALSARYCIIEYVLHKRSVSGPYLKCVHGLVAMRLMKEMHDGSCGNHSGGRALAIRIKRHGYFWPTVIADCEVYSSSCDKCQRHAPIIHQPAEKLSNISAPYPFMRWSMDIVGPLVASGSGKKKLRFLLVLTDYFTKWIEAEAFQQVTRVEVERFVWKEIVCRHGVPYEIVTDNGGQFISHDFKIFCDKWNIRLTFSTPRRAQGNG; encoded by the exons atgattcttggaaaattcccccaaggaaaaagtttacaagtcgaagctctcttgagcaaaccgtcccctcaatctagccccgactcgagggtggactgtatcctaggaggatcagatatatgtcaagactccgtcaactccattaagaatcacgtacggaaggctgtgtctaacactggacctaagcctcctaaccctgagtccaatactaagatttccttctgggaaagcgagacctcaaaccttgacagacctcacgatgatgcgttgattgtcaccctgaacatcgcaggatacgaggtccctaaactcatgatagacacaggaagctctgttgaccttatcttctacaacaccctaaaagggatggaaatagacgactacgaaattattggccaaaaa acaaaaaaggagctcattgacttcctgaaaagcaatgtcaaaacttttgcatggtccaccaatgacatgaaaggcatagatccgaacgtcaccacccataaactaaaagtagaccccactttcaaaccgatcaaacaaaagtgtcgcaagctaggcctcgaaaaggctcaagctgttaacgacgaagttgaccgacttacgaaagctggatccattcgagaggtacactaccctgactg cttcccgttacctcacatcgaccgcctggttgaagcaacagctggccatcgactcctatccttcatggatgccttctcaggatacaaccaaatcatgatggatcctgaggaccaggagaaaactgcattcataaccgaacgaggaacctattgttacaaggttatgccattcggattaaagaacgcaggagctacctatcagaggctagtaaataagatgtttgctgggcaactcggaaaaaccatggaggtctatattgacgatatgctagtcaaatcctcagctggagaagaccatatctcccacttaagggaatgcttcgatatcctcaataaatacgatatgaagctcaatcccactaaatgtaccttcggggtaccctcaggcgagttcctag gattcatatccaaatccaccgataagtgcctcccattctacaaacttctaagaaataataagaagtttttatgggacgagaaatgtgaggaagccttcaaacaattgaaagcttacctatCTGAACCTCTgatcctatccaaacctgtagtagAAGAGCCATTGTACATGTACCTTGCCgtatcgactgctgcagttagcggtgtcctagtacgagaagaacaaaacgaacaaaggcccgtctattacaccagcaagagttttatagacgccgaaacaaggtaccctgcaatggaaaaattagcgctagcagtcgtaacagctgccagaaaattacgaccttacttccaatcgcactcaatcatcgtaatgacctcacaaccattacgaatgatattgcacagccctagccagtcagggcgattggctaaatgggccatagagctcagtgaatacgacattgagtatagacctcgagcagcagcgaaggcTCAGGTCATTGCCGACTTTGTCATtgagcta ctagtagctagccagtttcacggagaatatgaaacgagggatgaaagaatgggggcatgtctcgaagtcgtccagaacctcactaagcagttcgacaaattcgagctaacaaggatcccacgaggagagaactcctcagcagatgcgttggctgctttagcctccacatcggaccccctcgtaaaacggatcatacccgtagaaagaatcgaaaaacca CCTAATCTCACGAATACCTCCGgaggcaccaactcagacccactcgtctgcagagttaaaaccagaagccgttcagccctccaaaattcatctggggaCACCATCCAGACTCCGGAGAATAATGAAGAaattggaggtattcctcgaaatttagactccctggagcctaatcctacgaatacctccgggggcaccacgacaccaggtcccgaacaggaacctccttCGTCTCTTCacaacaaagttgtagggagacaggattggagaataccaatcgcgcaatacatcctggaaggaaagaccccacccaataaatgggaggctcggaagctcaaagcattaagcgcgagatactgcataatcgagtatgtcctccacaaacgaagcgtttccggaccttacctaaaatgtgtccatggcctcgttgctatgagactcatgaaggaaatgcacgacggctcctgcgggaaccactctggaggaagagctctggccatcagaatcaaaagacatggctatttctggcctaccgttattgcagactgtgaggtctactcctcttcatgcgacaagtgccagaggcatgcaccgattatacaccaacctgcggagaagctatccaacatatccgccccttacccatttatgaggtggtccatggacatcgtaggaccactagtagcgtcaggaagtggaaagaagaagctacgcttcctcttagtcctaacagactatttcacgaaatggatagaggctgaagctttccaacaggtaaccagagtcgaggtcgaacgattcgtgtggaaagaaatcgtgtgtagacacggcgtcccatatgaaatcgtaaccgacaatggaggacagttcatatcccatgacttcaaaatattttgtgacaaatggaatattcgcctgaccttctcaacacctcgacgagctcaaggaaacggc